One Nocardia sp. BMG111209 DNA segment encodes these proteins:
- a CDS encoding GMC oxidoreductase, whose translation MSAVTRRSFLGAAGAAALGLAAGPLARADIPTPVRVPLTRENHRVIVIGSGFGGGVASLRLAQAGVSVLLLERGMRWPTGPNAQTFPLASDPDKRILWYRSAKRLFGEQLDLEPYTGLIEAVSGDNMTALCAAGVGGGSLVYQGMSLQPAEDVFHTQFPAELDWATMNRVHYPRVANMLQLAVAPDQLVDSPNYLAARVFAERARAAGLPVSKIPMPIDWNYALDELAGKMTPSYTNGAGALGVNNGGKHSVDVTYLAAGEATGRVEVRSLHHVTDVERAADGRWTVHVDRIDTSGAVLENLILTTGTLIMAAGSLNTTRLLVRAAAKGQIPDLPDGLGGNWGTNADRIYVWTDMGEPLGSPQGGPVVYGSLNWSDPAAAATVIQASIPPLSVDPRSTVLVGYGVSSGRGRFDYDSATDDALLRWPGDGDAAIQDSRIGPLVRAIAGPDSTLTDTNAVVPSTWHPLGGAAMGSVCDLDGRVLGQRGLYVLDGALIPGNCAACNPSMTIAAVAERALDHLVTQDVGTII comes from the coding sequence ATGTCCGCAGTCACCCGCCGTTCGTTCCTGGGCGCGGCCGGCGCCGCGGCGCTCGGGCTCGCCGCCGGACCGCTAGCCCGCGCCGACATCCCGACCCCGGTGCGGGTGCCCCTGACCCGCGAGAACCACCGCGTGATCGTGATCGGCTCGGGCTTCGGCGGCGGCGTCGCCTCGCTGCGGCTGGCCCAGGCGGGTGTGTCGGTGTTGCTGCTCGAGCGCGGGATGCGCTGGCCGACCGGCCCGAACGCGCAGACCTTCCCGCTGGCGAGCGATCCGGACAAGCGGATCCTCTGGTATCGCTCCGCCAAGCGACTGTTCGGCGAACAACTCGACCTCGAGCCCTACACCGGCCTGATCGAGGCCGTGTCCGGCGACAACATGACGGCCCTGTGCGCGGCCGGCGTCGGCGGCGGATCGCTGGTCTATCAGGGCATGTCGCTGCAACCCGCCGAGGACGTCTTCCACACCCAGTTCCCCGCCGAACTGGACTGGGCCACCATGAACCGGGTCCACTACCCGCGGGTCGCGAACATGTTGCAGCTGGCCGTCGCCCCCGATCAGCTCGTCGACAGCCCCAACTACCTGGCCGCGCGGGTCTTCGCCGAGCGCGCGCGGGCGGCCGGACTGCCGGTGTCGAAGATTCCGATGCCGATCGACTGGAACTACGCGCTGGACGAACTGGCCGGCAAGATGACCCCGTCCTACACCAACGGCGCCGGCGCGCTGGGTGTGAACAACGGCGGCAAGCATTCGGTCGACGTCACCTATCTCGCGGCGGGCGAGGCCACCGGCCGGGTCGAGGTCCGGTCCCTGCACCACGTCACCGACGTCGAGCGGGCCGCCGACGGACGCTGGACGGTCCACGTCGACCGCATCGACACCTCCGGCGCCGTACTGGAGAACCTGATCCTCACCACCGGCACGCTGATCATGGCCGCGGGCAGCCTCAACACCACCCGACTGCTGGTGCGCGCCGCCGCCAAGGGCCAGATCCCGGACCTGCCCGACGGCCTGGGTGGTAACTGGGGTACCAACGCCGACCGCATCTACGTCTGGACCGATATGGGGGAGCCGCTGGGCAGCCCGCAGGGCGGTCCGGTCGTCTACGGCAGCCTGAACTGGTCCGATCCGGCCGCGGCGGCCACCGTGATCCAGGCGTCGATCCCGCCGCTGAGCGTCGATCCGCGCAGTACCGTCCTGGTCGGCTACGGCGTCAGCTCGGGCCGCGGCCGGTTCGACTACGATTCGGCGACCGACGACGCGCTGCTGCGCTGGCCCGGCGACGGCGACGCCGCCATCCAGGATTCCCGGATCGGCCCGCTGGTCCGGGCCATCGCCGGCCCGGACAGCACGCTCACCGACACCAACGCCGTGGTCCCGTCGACCTGGCATCCGCTCGGCGGCGCCGCGATGGGTTCGGTCTGCGATCTGGACGGCCGGGTGCTCGGCCAGCGCGGCCTGTACGTCCTGGACGGCGCGCTGATCCCCGGCAACTGCGCCGCCTGCAACCCCTCGATGACCATCGCGGCCGTGGCCGAGCGCGCACTGGACCACCTGGTCACCCAGGACGTCGGCACGATCATCTGA
- a CDS encoding ferredoxin gives MKVVVDQDKCIGSGQCVLVAPEVFDQRDDDAIVVLLQEHPAAAHEDGVRQAARLCPALAIELDEQ, from the coding sequence ATGAAAGTTGTTGTGGATCAGGACAAGTGCATCGGTTCGGGGCAGTGCGTGCTGGTGGCCCCGGAGGTGTTCGACCAGCGCGACGACGATGCGATCGTGGTGCTGCTCCAGGAGCATCCGGCCGCCGCCCACGAGGACGGGGTGCGCCAGGCCGCCCGGCTGTGCCCGGCGCTGGCGATCGAACTCGACGAACAGTGA
- a CDS encoding cytochrome P450, whose protein sequence is MSRAADSPFDPPPDLRDVEPVGRVRIWSGETPWLVTSYDAQRDVLADQRFSADTQRTGFPHQSASTAERRRDFRPFIVMDDPEHARLRKMLTRNFMIKRIDALRPRVQQIVDELIDALLAGPKPADLVRAFALPVPSLVICELLGVPYADHDFFQACSRRLISRDTPVDEALAASNELRSYLRDLVLDKQRSPTDDMLGRLVADQLAAGAVTVDEVVSMGVLMLIAGHETTANMIGLGTLALLHHPDQLAELRDTRDPALVANAVEELLRYLTIVHSGRRRVATEDVEVDGRLVRAGEGIILANDAGNRDAEAFPEPDRLDIHRQARHHIAFGYGVHQCLGQPLARMELQIVYGTLYRRIPTLRSAVPLAEIEFKHDMIVYGVHALPVTW, encoded by the coding sequence ATGTCCCGGGCCGCCGACAGCCCGTTCGATCCACCTCCGGACCTGCGCGACGTCGAACCGGTCGGCCGGGTTCGCATCTGGAGCGGCGAGACTCCTTGGCTCGTCACGAGTTACGACGCTCAGCGAGATGTGCTGGCCGATCAGCGGTTCAGCGCCGATACCCAGCGGACCGGCTTCCCGCACCAGTCCGCCTCGACCGCCGAGCGCCGCCGGGACTTCCGGCCGTTCATCGTGATGGACGATCCGGAACACGCGCGGCTGCGAAAGATGTTGACCCGCAACTTCATGATCAAGCGCATCGACGCGCTGCGACCGCGGGTGCAGCAGATCGTCGACGAGCTCATCGACGCACTGCTGGCCGGGCCGAAACCGGCGGATCTGGTGCGCGCCTTCGCGTTACCGGTGCCCTCGCTGGTGATCTGCGAGCTGCTCGGGGTGCCGTACGCGGATCACGATTTCTTCCAGGCGTGCAGCCGCAGACTCATCTCCCGGGACACGCCGGTCGACGAGGCGCTGGCCGCGAGCAACGAATTGCGTTCGTACCTGCGCGATCTCGTCCTCGACAAGCAGCGGTCGCCGACCGACGACATGCTCGGCCGGCTGGTCGCCGATCAGCTCGCCGCCGGTGCGGTGACCGTCGACGAGGTGGTGAGCATGGGTGTGCTCATGCTGATCGCCGGGCACGAGACCACCGCCAACATGATCGGTCTCGGCACGCTGGCGCTGTTGCACCATCCGGATCAGCTTGCCGAACTGCGCGATACGCGGGATCCGGCGCTCGTCGCCAACGCCGTCGAGGAGCTGCTGCGCTACCTGACCATCGTGCATTCCGGCCGGCGCCGGGTCGCCACCGAGGATGTGGAGGTGGACGGGCGGCTGGTCCGGGCCGGTGAGGGCATCATCCTGGCCAACGACGCCGGCAACCGGGACGCCGAGGCGTTCCCCGAACCGGATCGGCTCGACATCCATCGGCAGGCCCGGCACCACATCGCCTTCGGCTACGGCGTGCACCAGTGCCTCGGCCAGCCGCTGGCCCGGATGGAACTGCAGATCGTCTACGGCACGCTGTATCGCCGAATTCCCACGCTGCGCTCGGCCGTTCCGCTCGCGGAGATCGAGTTCAAACACGACATGATCGTGTACGGCGTCCACGCGCTGCCCGTCACCTGGTGA
- a CDS encoding helix-turn-helix transcriptional regulator, which translates to MRAHSRHTPDDSAIPAAATAPSQGTTPSQGTTSPQGTTAPEGTAPQGTAPQGTAPQGTAPQGTAPQGTAPQGTAPQGTAASRAARPGPAAPPANELGDFLRTRRAALSPADVGLTTWGARRVPGLRREELAQLAGISINYYIRLEQGQSANAGDSVIESLSRALRLADDERAHLYALARPAAARRPRPGRPEAPSPGAVRLLESMPDVPGLLLGRRNDILAWNELGHALLAGHLDHTAPADPARRPNQMRLLFLDPHTRELYRRWSDEAALAVASLRYVAAEYPDDRLLAELIGDLSIKSPEFATLWARHDVRLCSRGSKLLHHPEIGDVELHYEAMQLPDTQGQRLFTYTVTADSPDADALTLLRRR; encoded by the coding sequence ATGCGGGCACACTCACGGCACACTCCGGACGATTCGGCCATCCCGGCGGCCGCGACCGCGCCGTCGCAGGGGACCACGCCGTCGCAAGGGACCACGTCGCCGCAGGGGACCACAGCGCCGGAAGGGACCGCGCCGCAAGGGACCGCGCCGCAAGGGACCGCGCCGCAAGGGACCGCGCCGCAAGGGACCGCGCCGCAAGGGACCGCGCCGCAAGGGACCGCGCCGCAGGGGACCGCGGCGTCGCGTGCGGCCCGACCCGGCCCCGCCGCACCGCCCGCGAACGAACTGGGCGACTTCCTGCGCACCCGGCGCGCCGCGCTCAGCCCGGCCGATGTCGGCCTCACCACCTGGGGCGCCCGGCGGGTACCGGGCCTGCGCCGGGAGGAACTCGCCCAGCTGGCGGGTATCTCGATCAACTATTACATCCGGCTGGAGCAGGGACAGTCCGCGAACGCGGGGGATTCCGTCATCGAATCCCTCTCCCGCGCACTGCGTCTCGCCGACGACGAGCGCGCCCACCTCTACGCGCTGGCCCGGCCCGCCGCTGCGCGCCGGCCCCGGCCGGGCCGCCCGGAGGCGCCGAGCCCCGGTGCGGTCCGGTTGCTGGAATCCATGCCCGATGTACCCGGACTGCTGCTGGGCCGCCGCAACGACATCCTCGCCTGGAACGAACTGGGCCACGCCCTGCTCGCGGGACATCTCGACCACACCGCCCCCGCGGATCCCGCCCGGCGGCCCAATCAGATGCGGCTGCTGTTCCTCGATCCGCACACGCGCGAGCTGTACCGGCGCTGGTCCGACGAGGCGGCCCTCGCGGTGGCTTCGCTGCGGTACGTCGCCGCCGAGTATCCGGACGACCGCCTGCTGGCCGAACTGATCGGCGACCTCAGCATCAAGAGCCCCGAATTCGCCACCCTGTGGGCCCGCCACGACGTCCGATTGTGTTCGCGCGGAAGCAAATTGCTGCATCACCCGGAGATCGGCGACGTGGAGTTGCACTACGAGGCGATGCAGTTGCCCGACACCCAGGGCCAGCGCCTGTTCACCTACACCGTCACGGCCGATTCGCCCGACGCCGACGCGCTGACGCTGCTGCGCCGCCGCTGA
- a CDS encoding TIGR03857 family LLM class F420-dependent oxidoreductase, producing MYDELGFYLLAGAGIDGPAALLHEARRGEELGFGTGFISERWNTKEASSLTGAACAVTERMTIATAATNYNTRHPLITASWATTMHRLSGGRFTLGVGRGIAAIHAAFGIPAVTTAQLADWAQVMRRLWRGEIIANHDGPIGRYPVLFLDPDFDEDIRLALVAFGPQSLALGGRVFDDVVLHTYFPPETLRRCVATVKKAAEQAGRDPDAVRVWSCLATVGDHLPEDLRLRKTVGRLATYLQGYGDLMVRTNDWDPAVLQRFRGDPVVTSIPGAIDGKADTGQLEHIATLLPDEWLSAAATGSPARCAARVREELGHGADRVILHGATPDELAPVLAEYGH from the coding sequence ATTTACGACGAACTCGGGTTCTATCTGCTCGCCGGCGCCGGGATCGACGGGCCCGCGGCACTGCTGCACGAGGCCCGCCGCGGTGAGGAACTCGGCTTCGGTACCGGGTTCATCTCCGAGCGCTGGAACACCAAGGAGGCCTCGTCGCTGACCGGCGCGGCCTGCGCGGTCACCGAGCGGATGACCATCGCCACCGCGGCCACCAACTACAACACCCGCCATCCGCTGATCACCGCGTCCTGGGCGACCACCATGCACCGCCTGTCCGGCGGCCGGTTCACCCTCGGCGTCGGGCGCGGTATCGCGGCGATCCACGCCGCGTTCGGAATACCCGCCGTCACCACCGCGCAGCTGGCGGACTGGGCACAGGTGATGCGGCGGCTGTGGCGCGGTGAGATCATCGCGAATCACGACGGGCCGATCGGCCGCTATCCGGTGTTGTTCCTGGATCCCGACTTCGACGAGGACATCCGGCTGGCGCTGGTGGCGTTCGGGCCGCAGTCGCTGGCCCTCGGCGGCCGGGTGTTCGACGACGTCGTCCTGCACACCTATTTTCCGCCCGAGACGCTGCGCCGCTGCGTCGCGACGGTGAAGAAGGCGGCCGAACAGGCCGGGCGCGATCCCGATGCGGTGCGGGTGTGGTCGTGCCTGGCCACCGTCGGCGATCACCTGCCCGAGGATCTGCGGCTGCGCAAGACCGTGGGCCGGCTCGCCACCTATCTCCAGGGCTACGGGGATCTGATGGTCCGCACCAACGACTGGGATCCGGCTGTGCTGCAACGCTTCCGCGGCGATCCGGTGGTGACCTCGATTCCGGGCGCCATCGACGGCAAGGCCGACACCGGACAGCTGGAGCACATCGCGACCCTGCTGCCGGACGAGTGGCTGTCGGCCGCCGCGACCGGCAGTCCGGCCCGCTGTGCGGCGCGGGTGCGCGAGGAACTGGGCCACGGCGCGGACCGGGTCATCCTGCACGGCGCCACCCCCGACGAATTGGCGCCGGTCCTGGCCGAATACGGGCACTGA
- a CDS encoding TetR/AcrR family transcriptional regulator — protein sequence MRSRNKILDATLDVIRSEGFEGVSIAAVAHTAGVTRQTVYSNFGSREDLVSQALIALLMRTLADIRAKLAPVQDIPAYICELFVAIRSVVRADPVLGRLLAAETHNPLFDPMMTTRAKPVARELLLPVLEFDPGLEPHLDDIIQIVVRLGMSVVVFDGDDIRSDDDLRRFVARWVLPALMSPPIFRD from the coding sequence ATGCGCTCACGGAACAAGATCCTCGACGCGACGCTCGACGTGATCCGGAGCGAGGGTTTCGAGGGCGTCAGCATCGCCGCCGTCGCCCATACGGCCGGGGTGACCCGCCAGACCGTGTACTCCAACTTCGGCTCCCGCGAGGATCTGGTCTCCCAGGCGCTGATCGCACTGCTGATGCGGACCCTCGCCGACATCCGTGCGAAACTCGCTCCGGTACAGGATATTCCGGCGTACATCTGCGAACTGTTCGTCGCGATCCGCTCGGTGGTCCGCGCGGATCCGGTGCTGGGCCGGCTGCTCGCCGCCGAGACCCACAATCCGTTGTTCGACCCGATGATGACCACCCGCGCGAAACCCGTGGCGCGAGAACTGCTCCTGCCGGTGCTGGAGTTCGATCCGGGCCTGGAACCGCACCTGGACGACATCATCCAGATCGTGGTCCGGCTGGGCATGTCGGTGGTCGTCTTCGACGGCGACGATATCCGTTCGGACGACGATCTGCGGCGCTTCGTCGCCCGGTGGGTGTTACCGGCCCTGATGTCGCCGCCGATCTTTCGGGACTGA
- a CDS encoding TetR/AcrR family transcriptional regulator, translating into MAAAPAKRPRNPRGEGERLRAELVEAAARLLAASGDARLLTLAAVAREVGIATPSIYRHFPDLDRLVAAVVSDRFARLDAALAEAIGAGADPAARLRACCAAYCRFGLDNPGHYRILFGAELALDPARPGERPGEQVFERLVAATAAGIAAGVVTPGDPEAIAVNIWVALHGIVSLRTARPHRRWPEPEVLVDAVLTGQAGLRRD; encoded by the coding sequence ATGGCGGCGGCACCGGCCAAACGGCCCCGGAATCCGCGGGGCGAGGGGGAGCGGCTGCGCGCCGAACTCGTCGAGGCCGCGGCACGGCTGCTGGCGGCGTCCGGCGATGCCCGGCTGCTCACGCTGGCGGCCGTCGCGCGCGAGGTCGGGATCGCGACTCCCTCGATCTACCGGCATTTCCCGGATCTGGATCGACTGGTGGCGGCGGTGGTCAGCGACCGGTTCGCCCGGCTGGACGCCGCCCTGGCCGAGGCCATCGGGGCCGGCGCCGATCCGGCCGCGCGGCTACGCGCCTGCTGCGCGGCGTATTGCCGCTTCGGCCTGGACAATCCGGGCCACTACCGCATTCTGTTCGGCGCCGAACTCGCGCTGGATCCGGCGCGGCCGGGGGAGCGGCCCGGCGAGCAGGTCTTCGAGCGACTGGTCGCGGCCACCGCGGCGGGTATCGCGGCGGGGGTGGTCACACCGGGTGATCCGGAGGCGATCGCCGTCAACATCTGGGTCGCCCTGCACGGCATCGTCTCGCTGCGGACCGCACGTCCGCACCGCCGCTGGCCGGAGCCGGAGGTACTGGTCGACGCCGTCCTGACCGGTCAGGCCGGATTACGCCGCGACTGA
- a CDS encoding TetR/AcrR family transcriptional regulator, which translates to MPKPLLSAEAIFDEALRILAEEGAAGLTIRTLAARLRCSNKTLYQQVGSYEVLVRGVVARAFARLELGFAADAVWEVAAESWCTELRAALLANPDLCTLMTIADRDVVIDHVHRLMTVLERDGFSHSRAVEAGGILAHVTLSMTLSDVAAPGEWDDPRVFATTVRWLVHGMALSRAEENLRHHDRAESPRTGRTGPRRRKNAS; encoded by the coding sequence GTGCCGAAGCCGTTGCTGAGCGCGGAGGCGATCTTCGACGAGGCGCTGCGCATCCTGGCCGAGGAGGGCGCCGCGGGACTCACCATCCGCACGCTTGCGGCGCGACTGCGCTGTTCGAACAAGACCCTCTACCAACAGGTCGGCAGCTACGAGGTGCTGGTGCGCGGGGTGGTCGCGCGGGCCTTCGCGCGGCTGGAGCTCGGCTTCGCCGCCGACGCGGTGTGGGAGGTGGCCGCCGAATCGTGGTGCACCGAACTGCGCGCGGCCCTGCTGGCCAATCCCGATCTGTGCACCCTGATGACGATCGCCGACCGCGACGTCGTCATCGATCACGTCCACCGGCTGATGACCGTCCTCGAACGGGACGGTTTCAGTCACAGCCGGGCGGTCGAGGCCGGCGGCATCCTCGCGCACGTCACGCTCAGCATGACGTTGTCGGATGTCGCCGCGCCGGGCGAGTGGGACGATCCGCGCGTCTTCGCGACGACCGTCCGCTGGCTCGTCCACGGAATGGCGCTGTCCCGCGCCGAAGAGAATCTGCGCCACCACGATCGGGCCGAATCACCGCGGACCGGCCGGACGGGGCCGCGACGAAGGAAGAACGCATCATGA
- a CDS encoding MFS transporter — MTIDSPVVTDTAPERSVRLRDRVALLVLLTASFTLAVDFSILNVALPRIGAEVGFGLADLQWIATAFAVCAAGFTLFFGRLADLFGRRRQFLAGMAVLGVASLAGGLATTPWVLLLARVVQGLATAAVTPAALSLLTTSFPEGRLRERALGLNGALMAAGFTTGAILGGLLTDLISWRWAFFVNVVVAVAVLTVGPIVLRENRSEVRPRLDAPGAITVTLALVAGVYGLTQAGQRSWGDPRCWGFLLAAVVLLLVFAGIERRVAQPLVPPMLLRRRGIGWGNPAGMLAFATETSVVFLLTLYLQNARGFTPLQAGLTFAVMGLGTVLGGIAGPHVIGRIGGKYAVAAGFAVQAAATLPLVFLDSMPGWFVVLLVATFAGGVANLVAIVGFMVTATSGLPDSEQGLATGLATMSQQVGITLGTPIMSAVVTAAAGGIAHGVATALAVDAAVCLASAALFAVALPGSRTRS, encoded by the coding sequence ATGACCATCGACTCTCCCGTCGTCACCGACACCGCACCGGAGCGTTCCGTCCGGCTGCGTGACCGGGTGGCGCTGCTCGTCCTGTTGACCGCGAGTTTCACTCTCGCCGTGGACTTCTCGATTCTGAATGTGGCGCTGCCGCGGATCGGCGCGGAGGTCGGGTTCGGCCTGGCCGATCTGCAGTGGATCGCCACCGCGTTCGCGGTGTGCGCGGCCGGGTTCACCCTGTTCTTCGGGCGGCTGGCGGATCTGTTCGGGCGCCGCCGGCAATTCCTCGCCGGGATGGCCGTGCTGGGCGTGGCCTCGCTGGCCGGCGGGCTCGCCACGACACCGTGGGTGCTGCTGCTCGCCCGGGTGGTCCAGGGGCTGGCCACCGCGGCGGTGACACCGGCCGCGCTGTCGCTGCTCACCACGTCGTTCCCGGAGGGGCGGCTGCGGGAGCGGGCGCTGGGGCTCAACGGGGCGCTGATGGCGGCCGGATTCACCACCGGGGCGATCCTGGGTGGGTTGCTGACCGATCTGATCAGCTGGCGGTGGGCGTTCTTCGTCAATGTCGTGGTCGCGGTGGCCGTACTGACCGTGGGACCGATCGTGTTGCGGGAGAACCGGTCCGAGGTCCGGCCGCGGCTGGACGCGCCGGGGGCGATCACGGTGACGCTGGCGCTGGTGGCCGGGGTCTACGGGCTCACCCAGGCCGGTCAGCGGTCCTGGGGCGATCCGCGGTGCTGGGGTTTCCTGCTCGCCGCCGTAGTGTTGCTGCTCGTGTTCGCGGGGATCGAACGCCGCGTGGCGCAGCCGCTGGTGCCGCCGATGTTGTTGCGGCGCCGCGGCATCGGCTGGGGTAACCCGGCCGGCATGCTCGCCTTCGCGACCGAGACCTCGGTGGTGTTCCTGCTGACCCTGTACCTGCAGAACGCGCGGGGGTTCACGCCGCTGCAGGCGGGCCTGACCTTCGCGGTGATGGGGCTCGGCACCGTGCTGGGCGGGATCGCGGGACCGCACGTGATCGGCCGGATCGGCGGAAAGTACGCGGTGGCAGCCGGTTTCGCGGTGCAGGCGGCGGCCACGCTGCCGCTGGTGTTCCTCGATTCGATGCCCGGCTGGTTCGTGGTGCTGCTGGTGGCGACCTTCGCCGGTGGCGTGGCGAATCTGGTGGCGATCGTGGGATTCATGGTGACCGCCACCTCGGGCCTGCCCGATTCCGAGCAGGGGCTGGCGACCGGACTGGCCACGATGAGTCAGCAGGTCGGTATCACGCTGGGCACGCCGATCATGTCGGCCGTGGTGACCGCGGCCGCCGGCGGGATCGCACACGGCGTCGCCACCGCCCTGGCCGTCGACGCCGCGGTCTGCCTGGCGTCCGCGGCGCTGTTCGCGGTCGCGCTACCGGGTTCGCGTACCCGGTCCTGA
- a CDS encoding MBL fold metallo-hydrolase has protein sequence MSTTTATRVTHSCVLLNFDGRYVLTDPWFSEKPGYLRGEPLAYTPATLPDLTAVVASHDHYDHYDLDAFAAYRDRDVPFVVKRGMGAKAHRAGFTNVTEVEAWEGITVDGLTITAAPAEHGVPEITFVIRGAGRTVFFGADTLRIPGLDEIPRRFPDIDLALLPINGLRIRPAFNRQVVMNAEEAAELCGMLRPALAVPIHYAFTAGALRDRWFLKYDGTPERFRQAAAKYAPDTRVRVLAPGEPVTVG, from the coding sequence ATGTCCACCACGACCGCGACCCGCGTGACCCATTCGTGCGTCCTGCTGAATTTCGACGGGCGATACGTGCTGACCGATCCGTGGTTCTCGGAGAAGCCCGGCTATCTGCGCGGCGAACCGCTCGCGTACACGCCCGCGACCCTGCCGGACCTGACCGCGGTGGTCGCGAGCCACGACCACTACGACCATTACGACCTCGATGCCTTCGCCGCGTATCGGGACAGGGACGTACCGTTCGTGGTCAAGCGCGGCATGGGCGCCAAGGCCCACCGGGCCGGCTTCACGAATGTCACCGAAGTCGAAGCGTGGGAAGGGATCACGGTCGACGGCCTCACCATCACCGCCGCCCCGGCCGAACACGGGGTTCCCGAGATCACCTTCGTGATCCGGGGCGCCGGGCGCACCGTGTTCTTCGGCGCCGACACCCTGCGCATCCCCGGCCTCGATGAAATACCCCGGCGTTTCCCGGATATCGACCTCGCGCTGCTGCCGATCAACGGGCTGCGGATCCGTCCCGCGTTCAACCGCCAGGTCGTGATGAATGCCGAAGAGGCAGCGGAACTCTGCGGGATGCTGCGACCGGCGCTGGCGGTCCCCATTCACTATGCGTTCACCGCCGGAGCCCTGCGCGACCGCTGGTTCCTCAAATACGATGGCACGCCGGAACGATTCCGGCAGGCTGCCGCGAAATACGCACCCGACACCCGAGTTCGGGTACTCGCCCCGGGCGAGCCCGTCACCGTCGGCTGA